One Neosynechococcus sphagnicola sy1 genomic window, GCGCGCTACCTTCAGGAACAACTACTTCCAGACAATTTCGGTTTGCAACTTTGAAGCTGCTTTCAATAATGGAACCCGAACCCGTCGCGCTACTAGTCACGAGTCCCTGAAGCACCCAAGGATTGTTGGAATTGGAGTTATCACGGCTGTAGTGGCGGAGGTTGCTACCCTCTAGCACAACAACTTCAAAGTTTCCAGGGCGAATTACTCCGGGTTCATGAATTAGCCTTCCGGAAAGCCGTTCAGTGATACATCCTGACCCTGTCGCTTGACTGGTAATAACCTGCGGTGACTTTTGCCAGGGCTTAGTTACATCTGAACTGTCGTGGGAGTAATGCCGAAGTTCGTTACCTTCCAGAATGACAGATTCCAGATTACCAGGACGTGCGGGTTGTGAGCCAACCTGAAATAGTTGACCAAAACCACCCTCAATTATGCAGGCAGAACCTGTAGTAGCGGTTGAAATGAGGTAGCCAGATTTCCAGGGGGAGTGGAGATAGGGATTGCCTAGGGTCTGATTATAGAGATTGAGTAGACCGGAAATACCCTGACGATTTAGCCCTTTGATAAACTCTGCAACGTAGGGATGAAAAAACGGCTCAAACTTGAGATTAATCGCTGTGGATGTATTTAGATATGTCGCAATACCGCTGAGATGGCTTAACTCAAGTGATGCCTTTGTGATTTTGAGGTTAGTCATACTTTTAATGCTCCTGAAAAACCGATTTTATTTCGGGAAGAATAGGACATGTATAGCTTTCAATCTGGGTCATATTCCAATTCCAGATTGATTGGCGATCATGCTAATTTTCTGAGTAAATACATGCTGCTCAGCCGTGACCCAGGGATTTGCCACTACCTTTTCCATCACTGAGTCAGGAGCAGGTCTGCCTAAATCGCGGCGAACATCGTAATCCTTATAAGAAACTTTATCAGAAACTCCAGGTATAACTTTTCCCGGATTTTCAACTTGGTTAACAATCCACTCATAGTATTCTCTGACTCGGACAAAATAACTATTCTGTAAGTCATGATAAAAGAATCGTGTCCTCGAAGCCTTTGCATTCTGTTGATTCAAGGGAAAAATGTGATAGCCAGGTGTTTTTTCTAGAGCAGGTTGACCTTTATAATCTGGAGCGGATGCAAACCCTAACTTGTCATGCCCAGCGTATTCCATGAAATGACTGGTTGCTAGCCAAAATATTTCTCCTTTTCCGCCTGGAACTGGAGAACTTGTCATGCTCATCGGCCAAAGCTTTTCAATTAATTCAGTATTTTTAGTTTTATCGTTGCTCCAACTAACTTTGCCGTGAACATCTTCAAGCGTAAATCTTCCCTTTAAATCTCCTGACACAAAAATAGGTAATTCAAGACTGTTGAGTTGTGAGATGAGCGATTTCATCTGAAAACTAGCGGGCGATATAAGTCCATATGTAGTGAAATCTTCGGAAATCTGCTTTGGTGTCCATTTACCCTGAACATATTGGCTCCAAGCCAAATTAATCTGCCAGTACTTCTCCGCTTGGGGTGGAAGACTTGTGCTTGCATTAGTATTAATTGTGATAGAAGTTGCAGGCGTGACTTTGGCTTTTGAGGTGAAAATAAGCCAGAATAGATATAAGCGGCGGTTCCACACCACTGGTAACAAATGAATCCCATCTGATTGCTTCTCATCGCTGCCCTGAACTCCATGAATATCTAGTTCTGCTTTCTCCCAAGGTGTCCAAACTTGGTTATCAACCAGACGGCGATAATAGTAGCTGCGAGTCATGCCCCCCTTCGTGCGAGCAAAGACATGAAGGAGGCTCTTGAAGTTTTCGGCACTGTCAAAATTGTCCTGAAAATACATCCCACAGACTTCCAGATTTGCCACCTGATCGAGCTTATATAGATAGTTCAGCAGTGCCTTTTCAGCCACTTCATCTGTGACATCATTTTGCAGTAATTCTGATTCCAGTTCTTTGAAGAAAGGGCTCTTGTCATCCCGCAATTCTGGCTCGATCCAGTTTTCAGGATACAAGAAAACTTTGCGGTTGGCTTCCCAAACGCGGTAGTTTTTTGTCCACTCCCAGCGATTTACATCAATCTGGCTAGGACGCACTCCCGGCACCAGATTGAGCAAACACTGTTGTACAAATAGTTGTACAGAAGAAATTGCCTGTTTGATGCGTGACGTAAGCATACAGGCAGACATCTCTACATCGATCAGGAAATACTCAAACAATCGATTGGCATCTGTGACGTTTGCCTGCCGAATTGCTGGTAACGTTAGAACATAAGCAACCAGTGCTGATTTTTGGCTTTCTCGTAGCTTGTCACTCAAGGGCTTTGCCACTGTTAGCCAAGTCTCTTCATCGTACTTGGCTTTAACCGTATTTTTAATGTCCTGAGCTTGTACTGAATCAGGGGCTTGGGTTGCCCAGCTAAACAATTTTGCGGCAGAGATGCCTAACTGTTGACTCAGATTTGTACAGTTTTGGAGCTTGAGTAACCATTGTTCGTCTTTGAAATCAGCCAGCGTCAAATTAAAGCCTTGGGGACTGATTAAATAATCAATCTCCTTCACATTCCATCCAGTTGCTGTCGCTAGTAGCAAAGTCAGAATTTGTAGACCACTCAGTTTAGCCAGTACGTTGATGAAATGTGTCAGTGATTGGCTAGCATCGCCAATCAAAGTTTTAATCGCTGTTTTACTGAGACCCGACCAGTCACGCAGCAGAATCTGTTTCATTGCCGCTTCAGACACCCCTAGCCAACTACTGAGCAGGCTGATGAGGTCAGTATTTTGATTGCTAATGATGGTCGACTGCTTAAGTAACTCCAGACTAAGCTGGGTTTTGTCTGCGCTGGTTGCCGCAAAGGAAAAGACATCCATCAAACCGATTTCTCCTTCTGGCAAGCTTTCTCGCAAAGCAAAGAGATTGGCTAAGCGTAACCACTGGTCAAACAAGGCAGCTTTACCTCTCGATGGATCAAGCGGTAATGTGTTGAGGTTGAAAGGTACATTTTTGTTGACATCGGCAGGGGCGGTAGGATCTTTGCCAGCAAAGTCATCTGCATGGTTGGAAAGATAAACTAACTCTTTAGCAGTAATTTTGAATGCGTTAACCAATAGGGCAATCTTATGCAGAAGTGCATAGGATTGCAGTGGCAAATCAAAACTTGTAAAGGTTTTACCAGAAAAAAAGCTGACTTTGTGGGATTGCAGCTTTGGGAGTCGAAACGCTGCTCCATTGCAGTTCAGCGATCGCCTCAACATTCGCATTTGTCCTGGCATACTCTACCTTGATGTCATAAAGTTGTCCTTCTTTCAGAGCAAGAGTGCTTTGATCAGCGATCGCTTGGTTATCAATCCAGAGCTGAAGATTACCAGTGGCACGTGTGTAAAAAGTATAGGTTTCGCTGGATGGTGCCAGCAATTTTCCAGTCCAGCGAATGCTGAAAATGGGTTGAGTAATCAATGGATGAGGAGGATTTTGACCCCCAGTTAAAACTGACCGTTGAGTCAACGAGATTGACAGCAGCAGGATCTGTAAACGTAGCATTGTTGAAATAGGTTGCCGCCAGCCCATCTCCCAGCAATGCCAAAAAATCTGCGATCGCTGGTTGGCTGGCATCGGTGTAAGCTTTCAGAATCGATTCCAGCAATACCTGCGTTACTTCACCGTCTAGCTTTAAGCTGTCACTCAAGGTCTGTTTCACCAGACTGCGACTCAGTTTGTCACGCAGGTAGGGAAGTAGACGCTCCAGCAGGTAAGCGAACTTTTGGGAGACTACTGCTGAATCGGACTTTCCTTCAGTGTTGACCGATGAGGTCAATAACTGAGTGCTTGCATCCCCTGGGTTCAAAAAATCAGCCAGACTCCTGGCAATGAACGATGCAGACACTTGAATAAAATCTGTTGACTTCTGCCGTAACTGATTCACTGCAGATCTGTAGTCCAGATCATTCGAGGCGTTAATCAGATCAGCTTGCTCGGTTGGTGTCATTAAGCCAGCAAAGGTGAGTTTTTTCGCTGTCTGGTCATAGCCAATTTTGGGTTGAACTCCCACAGGAAAAGCAATTCCGGCAGGGAGTTGGGCGAGCGGAGCGGCATAGGTTGCAGAAGTGCTCAAAATCATCTGAACAGTCTGATCGGCGATCGCAGGCTCAAATAAACTAGCCAGCTTTGAACGGGCCAATTCACCGATTGGATCGGGCACTAGTTGATTCTCTTGGGCGGTCTCTTGCAATCCCGCCTGTAATGTTTTCACGAGCAATGTCACGGCAGACGGTTGAGGTGCCAGATTAGACGATGACTCCCAGATATGCCTATAGAGATAATTAAGTTGGGCGATCGAGAATCCAGATATCTTAATCTGATGCACAATAGCAACAAAAATGGCGGTTGCTGCGGGTTCACTCGCTGGGAATGGATCACGTCCTGTCAAGGATTTGAGTGTGATTAAGTCTTTGATCTTGAGCTTTAGTGCCTTTGCTAACACCGTGTATCGATAAAGCTTAGAGACATTTTCTAGTGTCAGATGATCGTCCGGTAAGTTGACATCCGTGTAAATTAAATCCAGGTCTACGGCACTGATTTGAAATGCTGCCAATAGACTGGGGATGTGATCGGCAATCATCTGACTGCCATCTAGAACTGAGCCATCAGGCTTGGGCTTAAAGGCATCATCTTGTTTTAAAATGGCACGATTTAAAAAAAGCTTCTTGTAAAGGGAATTCTCACCCTGAGTCCCGATATTTGCCCAGAGACTTGCTAGCTTGATAAGGGGTGTATTCAAATTAATTTGAAGTTTTTTAGTTTCTGCCAACTTTTGAATCCCCACTTCATCGATAGTATCGACGTATCCCAAAGATCTCAGTGTTGTATCAAGTTCTGGCATAGTCCAACCGAGTTTACGCCACAATCGGATAAACCGCTGTATCTTCCAGGCATCTTGATCATCTAAGAAGTTGCCGTCAAGGTATTGAATCAGAGTTTTGTCCAGATCGCAGTCAGAAGTACTGGAGTAGAGAACGATCGCCCTTAAAGATTGCTCAATCAGTTGTCTAACATCATCCACACTCCAGCCAGCTTGCGTTAACTTGCTCTGAAGTATTGGGCTAAGGTTTGCAAAATTGTTTAGTATGAGATCTTGGACTTCTTTATAAGTAATCTCAGCACTTTCTAGTTTTGTGAGTGCCTGTTGACTGGGATTGATATAAAAAGTCTTGAGTAGATTAACTAGTTCGACATAGCTCAATCCAGTTCGATGTAAAAACTCTGGTACACTTGCGAACAATGCACCTGTAGCATCTGGCTTAAAGGTGACGAGAACTACCCAATCATCAGCATCAACAATGCCGTCTACTGTTAAACCATTTTTTCTGTTGAAACGCTTGAACTGCTGTTTGAGTGACGGCATCATAGGTACCGCTCAACGTCAATTGAGGATTTGCCCCGTCAGTATTCAACTTAGCTTGTAGCAGAATGACAGCGATCCCTTTTGCGTTGAGTTGTAATGTGGGAGTCAGCGTAGCATCTTCAAACCCATACAGGCGATTGACAGAAATGGTTGAAGGAGAGCCATCAAACTGTTTACTTGTAAGGATCTCAAATTCTTTGGCAGAAATACTCAACGATTCACTGGCGGCTACCAACTTCTTGATTGAACT contains:
- a CDS encoding neuraminidase-like domain-containing protein translates to MLRRSLNCNGAAFRLPKLQSHKVSFFSGKTFTSFDLPLQSYALLHKIALLVNAFKITAKELVYLSNHADDFAGKDPTAPADVNKNVPFNLNTLPLDPSRGKAALFDQWLRLANLFALRESLPEGEIGLMDVFSFAATSADKTQLSLELLKQSTIISNQNTDLISLLSSWLGVSEAAMKQILLRDWSGLSKTAIKTLIGDASQSLTHFINVLAKLSGLQILTLLLATATGWNVKEIDYLISPQGFNLTLADFKDEQWLLKLQNCTNLSQQLGISAAKLFSWATQAPDSVQAQDIKNTVKAKYDEETWLTVAKPLSDKLRESQKSALVAYVLTLPAIRQANVTDANRLFEYFLIDVEMSACMLTSRIKQAISSVQLFVQQCLLNLVPGVRPSQIDVNRWEWTKNYRVWEANRKVFLYPENWIEPELRDDKSPFFKELESELLQNDVTDEVAEKALLNYLYKLDQVANLEVCGMYFQDNFDSAENFKSLLHVFARTKGGMTRSYYYRRLVDNQVWTPWEKAELDIHGVQGSDEKQSDGIHLLPVVWNRRLYLFWLIFTSKAKVTPATSITINTNASTSLPPQAEKYWQINLAWSQYVQGKWTPKQISEDFTTYGLISPASFQMKSLISQLNSLELPIFVSGDLKGRFTLEDVHGKVSWSNDKTKNTELIEKLWPMSMTSSPVPGGKGEIFWLATSHFMEYAGHDKLGFASAPDYKGQPALEKTPGYHIFPLNQQNAKASRTRFFYHDLQNSYFVRVREYYEWIVNQVENPGKVIPGVSDKVSYKDYDVRRDLGRPAPDSVMEKVVANPWVTAEQHVFTQKISMIANQSGIGI
- a CDS encoding PA14 domain-containing protein; amino-acid sequence: MITQPIFSIRWTGKLLAPSSETYTFYTRATGNLQLWIDNQAIADQSTLALKEGQLYDIKVEYARTNANVEAIAELQWSSVSTPKAAIPQSQLFFW